One Legionella lytica genomic window, ATAGGCTCATCTAAATGTGAAACCTTTTTTAAGCCATCAACTTGAACTGAAGATTCAATTTTTTGTGCCGCAGTAAACGAAATGAGTTACTACAAAATCCACTTCATCGCCAGGAGCCCCTGGAATTCACACATAAACCTTTTTTACAATCGATGAGGGACAACAAAATACCGTAAAAAACACGGTATTTCATTGATGAGCGGTACACGAAATGAATAATAAAAGACAAAACCAGTAATGGGTTCAATGAGTAGCTTGCAAACAAGCCTCCTCAAAGGCAGCTAGTTTTTTACGAGTATCGGTACGAAAGAACCCCTGGCTATAAATATTTGTGTAGATATAACGCGAAATCATATTATGATGGCGGTCAATAAAATCAGCATTTTCTTTATCGCTTAACTGACGCTTAATCGTGTTAAAGAATGCCGTTGCCCCAGCTTGACGCTCAGCCGTTGGCCGCATGACAAAAGCTAAAGTTTCTTTAAGTAATGAGCTGGTTAACAGCAACATTTTATCAGCTTTATCATGGCGTTCAGCTACTGTAGAATTTTCATTGAGTAAAGCTACTGTTTTATCCTTCATATTCACTAAAGCATCATAAATATTGAAATAGGTTTTAGAACGATAAAGTTCAGTATTTTGGATTTCCATAATTCGCACATAAATACTTTGAGTTAATTGCTCCAAAATAACCACGCTGCGTTCTTGCTCACTCCCCAGCTCAAGAATTTGCTTGGGTAACTCTTCTGACGTATCAAGACAACTATCTATATATGATTCATCCGCAAGCTGCTCTTGGGTTAATTCATTAAAATTAGTAAAATACATTTTGGAAATAGTCGTGGCGATTTCCAACATTTCATATTTAACCGACTTTACAGTTGGCGTGGAAATAGATCTAATTGCCATTTTCCGGCATTCTTTCACCTGCTCCCCTAAATCTTTGATTTCCCCAAACACAGCGTCCAGTAAGTCACGTATTTGATTCGGAAAAGCCTCTTTCTCCTCAATTTGCATATTGTTTTGATTATCTTCCTGAAGTTCAATAAATGCTTTCTTGGTCGCCTGAACATCAACTTTAATTAAAATACATAAGCTTTCTAAAACCTGAAAAATTTTACAAAAATGGGTCGGGTTTCTCACATAAATATCACCCAATAATTGGATGGATTTTAAAAGGTGGGCCGATAAATATTGTAAGGAAATAATCTCATGTGCCAGTTTTGCAATATTTGCCATCACCAAGGAGCGATCAATAAGATGTAGGGGATCACTAACAATCTCAAACTTCTTACTAATTTTATTAAAGCGGGTGCTAATGAAATTGCCACTTTCACGAAACACTTTGCGGATGTGTCTTAACTCATGTTCAATCTGTTCCTGCTCTGTAGAATGAGCAAACTGCTTTCTCTCCAACATACTTTTCGCTTTATGAAGCAAAGCAAAAAAAAGTTGGGGCGATGTAATTTTATTTTCTTCTTTTAAATCAACACTTAATGACGCTAGATAATATTCTGATAAATTTTTTATCCATTCCTTGAAAATAGAATTGGGAATTTTTATTTCTTTATCAGACCAAACCTCGACTCCCTTTATTTCCGAATGGATATAATGTTGACGGAGAATGCCCTCTTGTAATTCTTCATGGTCGACGGTGTCCGCCAAATCGGTATCATCGTCATGAACCACCATTTTCACTAACATACGAATCAAACGATCACTGTGACTAACACAACTATCTTTCAGCTCAGCAACAGTCTCTTGTAAGGATAATACTTCTTTGTGTTTTTCCAATTTTTGTTTTGCTTTTAGGAGATGTCTATAGATTGGTGCCAGACGGCTAAAATGTTGGCTCTTTTCCCCGCTATCTTGTGAAGAATAAGCATTAATGAATTTACAAATGGCATCCAAATAGGCAATGTCATAATCGTAACCCAAAAAATTAAGGCATTTGGTATCCAACATTTGCATTAAATAGGAAAGCACTCCCGCAGTTACATCATCTGCTTTCACTTTCCCCCCATCTTTACGAGCAAAATAGTACTCTTGCAGCTTTTTGATTGCAGCCCGTACCGATTCTCGATAACTTGATAAAGCAATGTCAGTCCCATGAATCACATCCGAACCAATATCCTTGACTTGCTCAGGAGTAAAATGCATGGATTGATATTTTCCATCAACCAACTGAAAAATAGGAGGAAATCCGTGAATTTTCCCGCGATGTGGAACCGTTATTTGTTTTAAATGTAAGGCGTAAAACGCATTAACTTTTTCAACCTTTTCTTTATGTTTTTTATCTTGATAATTTTTAAATTCTGCGTAGGTGAACAGAGCGGCACTAACTGCTAACACGACCCCTGCCGAAACCATGGCTGGTATGGTTTCTGAATTTGCGAATAGACTAAGTGCACTTGGACTTCCTAACTTTGTTAAATCCGTACTAACAACCATGACAAATACTCCCTGTAAACACCCATACCTATAAGATCAAATAATGATCATAACCATTAATTTTGAGTATAGATTTAAATGCAGTACGAATTTTTATTAGGCAAAGAAAGATAAATTTAATCAAATCAAAAAAATGAATCAAATTAATTCATAATAATCAACATAAACCCATAAAAAACAAATGGTGAACTATTTTGGCGATAAAAACTGTTGTTGGAATAAAAAAAACAAGAAGTATCTTCTGGAAAAAACAGATATTTCTGTAAAAAAACGAACCCTAACAACCTACGGATGCGAGCATTTATTTACGGAAGACTGCGAAACCCATTATCGAATGTATGCTTCTAGCTACCCCTGCTAAAATTTCTTGGATTATCCTATCCCTCTATTTTTTTGAATTTCCCCTTTGCAAATAACGCGAAAGGGGCTTTTTGATTACATCTTACTTGAACCGAGCGATGATGCGATTAAAAAGTTATCGCGCGAACACATCTTACGTAACGGAAATTCTCACTCGTTTTAGCAGTGTAAAGCTGGAGGCTCGTACCATAATTGAAAACATGAACCCACGCATCGAATTTTGGAGCGCTGGAAGACTCAGTAGAAGTCCAATAAGAATAACCAGTTACAAAACTACCAAAACCAAGCTGGAATAAATTGGTATCAATATTAGGCAACCCGGCAGCGGTACAAACTGTATTATTCCCGTTAATTTGCAAACTCAAAATACATGATTGCTGAGAGCCTAGAATAAGTGGATTAGAACAATTTCCCGGGGTGCTTATCTGACTGATGCCCGTTATCGGCTGCATTATTAGTGTATGTGTTTTTTTTGAATGGTTCGTCACTTGATATTTGATAATTTTTACACCATTAACTGGAACAGTTATATGGTTATTTGTTAACGGGATCAAGGAGAACAAAGGAATTCCCGCATGGGCGGGAGTTAGTACTAGAAGAGAGAGTATAGCCGTAACTACTTTTCTTACCAAAAATGATTTCTGCATTGATATCAATAGCTTATTTAGGTGACTTTAAATGAATGTATCATTTGTGAGATGGTTCAAGGCAGCGGCTTGTTCGCGGAATCCCAACAAACCGTTTGGTGTAGACAGTGCGAGAATTTAGTGTCGGCCATGGCCGGATATGATATATCTAAGATTTTGATGATAAAGATGAGAAATGTCGGGCCATGGACCCGACCTACGATAGCCCATCGAGCTATCTAGTTACCAAAGCTAAATGATGGACCTTTTTGATCTTGCATCGCTTGGTATCCGAAAAAAGAAATTGTAACAGCCAGCGCAACAAAAAAAGCCGTCATTGATATTGCAGCTAATGAGCAAGCAGCAATAATACCGCCAACAACCATCATATTTTCTTTCGTTGCCAAGTTACTCAATTTATTATCATTGCCACCAAAAAAACCAGCCATCAAACATCTCCTCTGTTAAATGATTAAATACCTGTAATTCACCCCATCCTCCCTCATGCTGTTCGGAATAAGGTGGAGAGTTACAAATAACAGGCGAATTGTATGATAATCAAACCATCCATGCAATTGAGCTTAATCTTTAAAAAATTCAAAAATAAATAGGTCTGTGTTTTTGAAATTTTGTAACAGAGAATTTATTTTTAACGACAGCCAGGCCTACACTCTTCAGGATTGTCACATTCCTGCTCTGAATATTCAGGTAGCTCTTCATTGCCGCCCATAGTAAACCAAAATCCAATATTGGCAAGCCTCATTGCGTTTGAGCGCTGAAGTAAGGCCGGATCTTGAGGTGCAGTTTGGTTATAACTATTAAGCACCATGGTCGGTGCTCTCGATAAAGTTGTAGATTGTTCTGTATCTTCAGGAATTCTCGGCATAATAAGTGCTTAATAAAAGATTAAACTGTATTTTAATTTATTTACATAATTTAAACAAACATTAGATGCCACCCTCATCCCAATTTCCCCTCAAGCAGGGTAAAGACCTCCTGCCCAGATGTACTTAGCTAATAGAACAACCACCGGATTTAGGGGCATGCTTACTGCCGGGATTAAGAGTTTCTTCAATATCGAACTCCAGTCCTTGGGTTACATTAACGGTCCAATCTTTGATAAGGGCTATCTTATCATTTGTTTTGGAACTTGCCTCAATACAAGGAAGCAAATACATTTTAGAAAACTTTTTAATCTGCTCTATTCTTTCTTGCGCTTCAACATCGTTTTGCGTTATATCTGACTTCGTGATAACAACAAGAGTATCAACATTATCTATTGAACTTGCTCTGGCCATCTGTACGTAATCCTCAAAATTACTTACAGAGTCATTGCTATATACTCAACACATAGATCATTAAGTTATTTAACAACACCACTTCAGACTTTATTTTTTGAGTATGTAATTGACTCCATCCATTTTAAAGGTACTATAGCGAGGCTTTGGCGGTAGCTAGCCCTTAGCTATGCAACGCCAGACGCTTTTTAAAGGAATGTGATTATTAAATTTAATCACGAAAATACAATCTTGTACTGATTTTAAAGGAGTAATTAACATGGGCTTTAATTCCCATTTAGACCCACTTAACAATTATGATGAGTCTGGATCCAGTGCTTATACTACCTTGTTCCTCCTGACTGGCCTTGCTGTAGCTACGTATACATTTATACGGTTCGCTGAGTCTAAAAATCGTCTTAATTATGGCAATAGGTTTGCCGAGATAATAGCAGGTTTCTTAATCCTTATGATGCGCATGTTGCATACCCGCAGTGACGATTTGAAGATTCCGAATGCAGAAAATAAAATAATCACTATAGGTCCACATCGAACCGGCTGGGAAGCAATTGCTGTTGCTTCAAAAATGGAAGGAACGCCACCTCGTTTTTTTGCTACAACTAACTTTGATTCTATACCCGTCGTTTCTTCCTTTATGAAGATGTATAAAACAATACCAGTAAATGCGAATGCAACAAGAGGGGATAATGGACGCTCAGCTAATGCGGATGCGCTCGATAATGCGAGCAAGGTACTCAGTGAAAATGGTTGTGTTGCACTTTTTCCTCAAGGGAATTTCGCACGATTAGGCGAGGAGCCTCCAAGAGTGTATGCCGGAGCAGCTAAGCTTGCCTTGCAGAATAAAGTACCTATCCAGGTAATTAGACTGGATGGTTTCTGGTGTTTGCAAAATCCTCTCATTCCTACGTTTATTCGCAATAATACGCATTATCGTGCATTTTTATCGTTCTTTCATATGAATAATGTGCGAGCAACACTGTGTTGTACAATTGATTTTCACTTAAAGCCCGAAAATGAGAATCTAAGTGATGAAGAAAAAATAGATGAAATATGCGCCCAACTATATTCATTCTATCGTCACACAGATGAGCTTAGTGCTAAACAAATCGAGGCCATTAAACCAGAAATAGAGAAAAAAACTCATCTCCTAATTTGGCGCAATAAAGTCGAACAAGATGGGTTAAGAAAACAACTGCAAAGCTTAAAGAAAGAAGAGGCTGAGTTGGAAGAGCCAACGCTAGCATCGATGAAATTAAGTTAACTTAATCAAAGCCACGTAGCTTCGTGGCTAAAGTCCTGCAAATACTA contains:
- a CDS encoding DUF1566 domain-containing protein; translated protein: MQKSFLVRKVVTAILSLLVLTPAHAGIPLFSLIPLTNNHITVPVNGVKIIKYQVTNHSKKTHTLIMQPITGISQISTPGNCSNPLILGSQQSCILSLQINGNNTVCTAAGLPNIDTNLFQLGFGSFVTGYSYWTSTESSSAPKFDAWVHVFNYGTSLQLYTAKTSENFRYVRCVRAITF
- a CDS encoding lysophospholipid acyltransferase family protein, which encodes MGFNSHLDPLNNYDESGSSAYTTLFLLTGLAVATYTFIRFAESKNRLNYGNRFAEIIAGFLILMMRMLHTRSDDLKIPNAENKIITIGPHRTGWEAIAVASKMEGTPPRFFATTNFDSIPVVSSFMKMYKTIPVNANATRGDNGRSANADALDNASKVLSENGCVALFPQGNFARLGEEPPRVYAGAAKLALQNKVPIQVIRLDGFWCLQNPLIPTFIRNNTHYRAFLSFFHMNNVRATLCCTIDFHLKPENENLSDEEKIDEICAQLYSFYRHTDELSAKQIEAIKPEIEKKTHLLIWRNKVEQDGLRKQLQSLKKEEAELEEPTLASMKLS
- a CDS encoding P-loop NTPase family protein, producing MARASSIDNVDTLVVITKSDITQNDVEAQERIEQIKKFSKMYLLPCIEASSKTNDKIALIKDWTVNVTQGLEFDIEETLNPGSKHAPKSGGCSIS